The Salmo salar chromosome ssa04, Ssal_v3.1, whole genome shotgun sequence genomic sequence gtctcctagagatgaacgtactttggtgtgaaaagtgcaaatcaatcccagaacaacagcaaaggaccttgtgaagttgctgtaggaaacaggtacaaaagtatctatatccacagtaaaacgagtcctatgttgacataacctgaaaggccgctcaccaaggaagaagccaccgcttcaaaaccgccataaaaaagccagactatggtttgcaactgcacatggggacaaagatcgtactttttggagaaatgtcctctggtctgatgaaacaaaaatagaactttttggccataatgaccattgttatgtttggaggaaaaagggggaggcttgcaagctgaagaacaccatcccaaccgtgaagcacgggggtggcagcatcatattgtgggggtgctttgctgcaggagggactggtgcacttcacaaaatagatggcatcatgagggcggaaaagtatgtggatttattgaagcaacatctcagtcaggaagttaaagcttggtcgcaaatgggtcttccaaatggacaatgaccacaagcatacttccaaagttgttgcaaaatggcttaaggacaacaaagtcaaggtattggagtggccaccacaaagccctgacctcaatcctatagaaaatgtgtgggctgaactgaaaaagcctgtgcgagcaaggaggcctacaaacctgactcagtaacaccagctctgtcaggagtaatgggccaaaattcacccaacttattgtgggaagcttgtggaaggcaacccaaaacgttttacccaagttaaacaatgtaaaggcgatactaccaaatactaattgagtgtatggaaacttctgacccactgggaatgtgatgaaagaaataaaatctgagataaatcattctctctactattattctgacatttcacattcttaaaataaagtgatgatcctaactgacctacgacagggaatttgtactaggattaaatgtcagaaattgtgaaaaactgagtttaaatgtatttggctaaggtctatgtaaacttccgacttcaactatataaatcgtctatggttgattaattggtTCTCAACCCGTCTAGGCTGGCAATCAATCTTGCTGCCAATTTAGTGatgctagttagctaacagcaagctaacAATATTGAAATATCCATGTTAGGTATGCTTGGCTAGACAGTCTAATAGAGATCAACAATTGGAGATCTTTTGTATCTTGATTGTAAAACCTCTTCTCTTTTTAGTTGTAGGTGTGGATAGCTACTAAATAGCAAGCTACAATGTTACAACCAGCCACTTAAATCTTAGTTTACCAGCAAATGTTAGCACATGGctggagttggctagctagttagacTGGCGCCTACTAACTTGTTATGAGCCACCgtacttctacatctgcattgcttgctgtttggggttttaggctgggtttctgtatagcactttgtgacatcggctgatgtaaaaagggctttataaatacatttatttgaaATTTTATTGATTGCATCTGGTCAgttctttcagttttgcccaaagGATTGTTGTAAGTGTCCATCTCCTTTTTAAAACAGCCCGCCTTGGGGGAGGGACGGGGGCTACAGCATGATGCACCGCCCAATgcaagttgtagtctttcagagactggaaaaaatgtatttgcttGTATATTTAGCAATGAACCCACCAATGGAACATCGCTGAAAGACATCCAATTGCTCTATCAAACAAGTACAACCATATCGACACTCACAAAAACCTGTAGtttgatcagtataacatagagccttcacTAAATGCCACAAAGCAGGACTACATGTATTTTtagaccccccccccaacatcAATCACCGAAAGCCATCATAGGGTGTATCATTCATTGCGCTAAGCCCTGACCTGCCTTCCTCTTGGGCAATTATGTGTGAAACACATCACACTCTCCTATAAATGCCTCAGACATGATGAAAATAAGCCCCCTTTAAGACTGCTTCACTGGTGCCCTTATGTTGGcaaagtgagtgagtgaactaGATGCACTGTCAGTTCACCATTCGTGCCTACAGTTTGCCCATGTTACCTTCTTATCCAACCCTGCCTTTATACATAAGGTCAGCGGCAATACAATTGTCTCACCTTGGAGATTGTGGCTTTTGTGAGATATTGAAACTAATAATTGAAAAATAACTTAAGGTTACTTGCATTACCCCAGTTCTCTGATATTATGAGTGAGATATCTCACCACATTCCCCTACTTGCAAGAGTGTGAGGAAGTTCGGCATGCTCGAGAATGATCAGAGATTAAGCAAATGGCTCTTTAATATGAGGGGAGGTCCCTCATTCGTCactcaacctgtctgtctcctacaGACGTGTGTGATTAGTTCTTCGAGCTGCTTCGAGATTCTGGTAAATCCAACTGTGAGATAGCAAGTAACCTTTTAGTAATAAAGGTTTTAGTAATAAACACACACTTTTTAACTGAATTCTCTGTAACTGAAAATGTCTGGCACATAGTTTGTTCTATTTGTTCTATTCATGCTTCAAGGGCGGACTGTCAGCAGAGGAGACGGGTGAGGGGAggctggctcataataatggcttgaatggagttgatggaattgtatcaaacacatggaaaccattccgtttattccattccagccattattgtcAGCCATCCTCAGATTTGAAGTGCCACCAGCCAGCACTGGCTGTCAGGTAGGATCAGAATACTATTTCTCCCTGCTATCTGTTGCCCATGAACTGAGCAACCAGGCTCTGTCTCTGCTGGTTGTCCTGCTCCTGTGTTCCCCCCTGTAGGTGACTCATGCTGGGCAGGGCCACCGGCTGGGGTGGTACCCAGGTCTGGTAGTAGGGACAAACCTTCAAGTGCTCCGACATGGACGGCACGTTGTCTATAAAACGCCACAAATCTACTGTAGAGAACAGATGACTGAACTCCCACACCTGGGGAGCGATACAagatgagaggaaaggaaagagaggagagggtaggcagggagagagaggagaacatggGAAATGTGACAAGACACAGAAGGGGGTTACGTTTCCATTTCACTGCATTTAACTTACTCGACAGACTGTTGTCATTGTAAACTCCGGTGCTCTTACCGTTTTGGCCTTCCATTTGGCCACACCAGACTTGTAGGTCTTCTTTTCCCAGAGGAGGGACACCATCCCCCTGTCCTGCAGCAGAGAGGAACACACCTCTCTCATGAGGCGGGACACAAGGGCTAGttgggacagggacaggctgtCCAGGAAGCTGGCCATGTGGCACAGCACCTCGGATGGCAAAGCACTCAGAGAATCGCAGTCCCCTTCTCCCCTCAACCGCCTCCTCCTGGGGGTTGGGACAGGTTCTGGAGCAGACTGTGACTTGGAGGGTTTAAGGGGCTCTGGTCCCTCCCCTTGAGAAGCTGGGATGGTGGGTCGGAGGTTGAAGATGCTCAGTTCCTGGCTGTAGGTAAAGGGTCAGAGGCCAGGATTAGGGTATGGTAATGAAAACACCTCTCCAAAAAACATTTGCAATTGGAGGGGATGTACTGAATGACTGTAAATACAACTACTGAACTATATACAAACACTAGTTCTTCCACAATCAGAGCATGAGTTGTGAGTAGTTAGTTGAATGGTTCTTACTTGTAGGTGACCGTGGCAGGTTGTTTGAAAGGCTCTAACCTTCTCTGGCTGTAGGTGCAGCCCAGGTAGGCCAGGGGACACCTCTGCTCAAACCAGCCACTAGCACATGTCTGAATGTCTGTGTGCACGTTCCTGAATAATTATAACAATGTTTCATTTTAGTTGTGTGGAAACCATTACAATGGAGGCTATACAGCCATATCAGGGCAACTACTCAAGGCTACATGACATCACAGGGGCCCAGGTACCTGAAGTGTTTGGGGAACTCTTTGCATTGGAAGTGTTTGGGGTACCTGACGTTTTTGGGATACCTGAAGTGTTTGGGGAATTCCCTTCGTTGGAAGGAGTGTCCACAGAGGAAGGTGAAGGCGGAGCTAGCCTTGTTGTGTCGGCTGGAGGTGCTGTCCGCATGCAGCTGGAGGCTGAGCTTCAGAGGCCTGTCCCTTGTCAGGTCTGCTAACGTCGTGTCTCGTCTGAACGGTGCCGTCTTGAAGGAGTGGGTCTGCATCCCCATGTCCACATAAAGCCCGTCCTGTCCACGCTCCTCACTGATCTTAGAaccaggaagacagagagaaagacatctcAGCTCGCTCAAGAACAGCTCCAAGAACCTTATCTGGGCAGCGATAGCAAGaaatggggcggcagcgtagcctagtgggtagagcgttggactagtgaccgaaaggttgcaagtttgaatccgagagatgacaaggtacaaatctgtcgttctgcccctgaacaaggcagttaacccactgttcctaggctgtcaaagaacataagaatttgttcttaactgacttgcctagttaaataaaggtaaaataaaataaattaaaaaaaatctccATCAATTGTTTATTAGGGGTTACTCCCAACAGGGGATGGAACCCGGGACTAGCTTGTCAACccaacaccttagctgttacACCAACAGATCCAAACCACTTGATAAAGTAGCCAAGTGTTGGGTTAACATCGCTATAATATCTTTATGTGTTATGGATGTACGTATTGTATTTCTGTTCTGATAGCTGTGAAACGTATGCTCTTTTTTGTTCAGCATTTTATTGCACCTAGCACTTGCACTTATTTTAACCTGCTGTGCTATTCTGATAGCTATAACTTACCTGATGCcccatgacctctctctctgcgtATCCCAGTAGTGTGCTGTCAGCCTCGTCCGTCCACCAGGACTCCTTTAATGCCCCCAGGTCAGACGTATCCACACAGGCCCAGGTACTCTCAGCACGGGCTGATGCGTCATAGTAGTGGACACTACGCTGCTTCTCACGGTAGCTGACAGGAACCTGCAGGGGAACAATGATTGATAacacatacagtaacatgactacatgacatTACTTTACAGAGATTTGTGTATGTAAgtgtttgtatctgtgtgtaCGTGAACATGCATATGCcttagagagaaaaaaataaacaaaactgCATCAAGTTTCTGCTTGcccttattttttacattgtgtgTGAAGTCTATGCAGGCCTCACTTCTACCTTCCACCCTACCTTCCACCCTTACCTTGAAGGAGTACAGTGACTGAACAGGGATGGGCTCTATGTTTCCATAGACAAAGTCTTTTTCCCGTGGTGTGCAGGCATCCATCTGGCCAAAGGTGAGCAGCATGCGTCCGTGGTGCACCAGGTACATGTTGAATTCCTGAGGGGTGACCTCCTTGGCCATGCGCTGCAGGACCCCGTCCTGCCACGGGGCCATACCTGTAATCCCTGTGGCATTACGGTTGGCCTCGGTCCCCCTTGGTCCCCCTGGAGCTTCTGGAGCTTGCAGAGCGCCCATCAACCCTTCTgcatctcttctctccttcttctctctgcaCGACTGCTGCTCCAACTCCATCCAATGGTTCCACTCCTTCCCTGCTCTGCCCCGGCTGTTTTTGCTGTCCACATTACAGCCTCCTTTATCCATATTGAACATCCTCTCATACCTGTTGTATCTGTCAGAGCTGATGTCTCCCCCTGGTTCCTCCACAcccacatctccctcctccttctccaaagAAAAGTCTGAAAGGTCTGTCACTGCTGTTTCTGGAACGCCTGGcgtggagagagagggtaataATGAAGAATAACAAGTTATTGTAATTTATAACAAAGTtcaaataacattttggatttgtCCAGAAAATCCAGTTACCAGATAGGATATGATATGGCCTATCTTCACTCCACCCATCATCAGCACCCGTACAGAGGGTGGAGGCCCCATTTCTTAGATGCACTGTGGCCCAGTCTTCTGTCTTCTCCTTTTTCTTAtcttctttcttctcctcttcctctccctccaccttctcTATCATCTCTGGGTAGAGAGTCTTCATCTTCATACGGGCGTACAGGTGTCTCTGATCATCCAGGGCCATGGCCAGGTCCAACTGTTCTCCTGCCTTCTGCTCCTTCAGCAGGTTCTcatgcagggtgtgtgtgggtgcgtggaCGTCGAGGTGTGTGTTTGCGTAGGCTTCATCGGCTGGCCAGCGGATCCACTCCATTGAGCAGCACACCACACTGGCGGGACAGACCTGCAGGTGGCCCGCCTGCCAG encodes the following:
- the LOC106602853 gene encoding F-box only protein 40 isoform X1 gives rise to the protein MRRHSLSSRPPRPAGHRHCDSCYSRRCKAPVVISVSCVLIPCRLLCGALFHMCKEGEHALLCPNEKVPCLNAAFGCPIIMPRSWQAGHLQVCPASVVCCSMEWIRWPADEAYANTHLDVHAPTHTLHENLLKEQKAGEQLDLAMALDDQRHLYARMKMKTLYPEMIEKVEGEEEEKKEDKKKEKTEDWATVHLRNGASTLCTGADDGWSEDRPYHILSGVPETAVTDLSDFSLEKEEGDVGVEEPGGDISSDRYNRYERMFNMDKGGCNVDSKNSRGRAGKEWNHWMELEQQSCREKKERRDAEGLMGALQAPEAPGGPRGTEANRNATGITGMAPWQDGVLQRMAKEVTPQEFNMYLVHHGRMLLTFGQMDACTPREKDFVYGNIEPIPVQSLYSFKVPVSYREKQRSVHYYDASARAESTWACVDTSDLGALKESWWTDEADSTLLGYAEREVMGHQISEERGQDGLYVDMGMQTHSFKTAPFRRDTTLADLTRDRPLKLSLQLHADSTSSRHNKASSAFTFLCGHSFQRREFPKHFRNVHTDIQTCASGWFEQRCPLAYLGCTYSQRRLEPFKQPATVTYNQELSIFNLRPTIPASQGEGPEPLKPSKSQSAPEPVPTPRRRRLRGEGDCDSLSALPSEVLCHMASFLDSLSLSQLALVSRLMREVCSSLLQDRGMVSLLWEKKTYKSGVAKWKAKTVWEFSHLFSTVDLWRFIDNVPSMSEHLKVCPYYQTWVPPQPVALPSMSHLQGGTQEQDNQQRQSLVAQFMGNR
- the LOC106602853 gene encoding F-box only protein 40 isoform X2, with protein sequence MCKEGEHALLCPNEKVPCLNAAFGCPIIMPRSWQAGHLQVCPASVVCCSMEWIRWPADEAYANTHLDVHAPTHTLHENLLKEQKAGEQLDLAMALDDQRHLYARMKMKTLYPEMIEKVEGEEEEKKEDKKKEKTEDWATVHLRNGASTLCTGADDGWSEDRPYHILSGVPETAVTDLSDFSLEKEEGDVGVEEPGGDISSDRYNRYERMFNMDKGGCNVDSKNSRGRAGKEWNHWMELEQQSCREKKERRDAEGLMGALQAPEAPGGPRGTEANRNATGITGMAPWQDGVLQRMAKEVTPQEFNMYLVHHGRMLLTFGQMDACTPREKDFVYGNIEPIPVQSLYSFKVPVSYREKQRSVHYYDASARAESTWACVDTSDLGALKESWWTDEADSTLLGYAEREVMGHQISEERGQDGLYVDMGMQTHSFKTAPFRRDTTLADLTRDRPLKLSLQLHADSTSSRHNKASSAFTFLCGHSFQRREFPKHFRNVHTDIQTCASGWFEQRCPLAYLGCTYSQRRLEPFKQPATVTYNQELSIFNLRPTIPASQGEGPEPLKPSKSQSAPEPVPTPRRRRLRGEGDCDSLSALPSEVLCHMASFLDSLSLSQLALVSRLMREVCSSLLQDRGMVSLLWEKKTYKSGVAKWKAKTVWEFSHLFSTVDLWRFIDNVPSMSEHLKVCPYYQTWVPPQPVALPSMSHLQGGTQEQDNQQRQSLVAQFMGNR